One segment of Solanum lycopersicum chromosome 1, SLM_r2.1 DNA contains the following:
- the LOC101255024 gene encoding uncharacterized protein, whose translation MTKAYRKEDFYKLMAKVDRIDHRVKEYLENTGYEKWSRVHATVNRVRMMTSNIAECVNGCLVETRQLTILEFLEEVRIFFGSWHCKNREVASYTKDTLGRKFEELLIINADKSSKMEVVPSSEFIFSVYETGRRYIVCLEQKVCSCGRFQLDEIPCSHAIVVLNKKNVTYINPYFSDYYKPDVLAKTYEIPMVPMPDKEYWSDPNNVVAKTVYPPRYRRSSG comes from the exons ATGACCAAGGCATATAGAAAGGAAGATTTTTATAAGTTGATGGCTAAGGTTGATAGAATTGATCACAGGGTTAAGGAGTACCTTGAAAATACAGGTTACGAAAAGTGGTCAAGAGTTCATGCAACAGTAAACAGAGTTAGAATGATGACTTCAAACATTGCAGAATGCGTCAATGGCTGTCTTGTTGAAACACGTCAATTAACCATATTAGAATTCTTAGAAgaagttagaattttttttggttcttGGCATTGCAAAAACAGAGAAGTAGCCTCATACACAAAGGACACATTAGGGAGAAAATTTGAGGAATTGTTGATTATAAACGCGGATAAAAGTTCAAAAATGGAG GTTGTTCCATCATCTGAATTTATTTTCTCAGTTTATGAAACTGGAAGAAGATATATTGTTTGTCTTGAGCAGAAAGTATGTTCTTGTGGTAGATTTCAACTAGATGAGATACCTTGTTCACATGCAATCGTTGTATTGAacaaaaagaatgtcacatATATAAATCCGTATTTCTCTGATTACTACAAGCCTGATGTATTggcaaaaacatatgaaattccAATGGTACCAATGCCAGATAAGGAATATTGGTCAGATCCTAATAATGTGGTAGCTAAAACTGTGTATCCCCCTAGATACAGAAGATCATCTGGATga